A region of Oceanicoccus sp. KOV_DT_Chl DNA encodes the following proteins:
- a CDS encoding nuclear transport factor 2 family protein, with amino-acid sequence MSDNNFLQLESDFRANYNAYAQGLDTKNWDLVRSCFADEIYIDYGFISAPTGAPEVPRRADDWLMQLQMAINGFDITRHTITNHRLTVDGESLSCTAYLIADHIIFPDPEVHIIGPENIATVVGEYKNNYKKVDGLWKISKSALDVHWSSGNIELFDQAVAKAMSQ; translated from the coding sequence ATGTCCGATAATAATTTTTTACAACTTGAATCTGATTTTAGAGCTAATTATAACGCTTACGCTCAGGGCTTGGACACAAAGAACTGGGATTTGGTTAGGAGTTGTTTTGCGGACGAGATTTATATTGATTATGGTTTTATCAGCGCGCCTACGGGCGCGCCCGAGGTGCCAAGAAGAGCCGATGATTGGTTGATGCAGTTACAGATGGCGATTAATGGGTTTGATATTACCCGTCACACCATTACCAATCATCGGCTTACTGTCGATGGTGAAAGTCTCAGTTGCACCGCCTACCTAATTGCAGATCATATTATTTTTCCGGATCCTGAGGTGCATATTATCGGCCCGGAAAATATTGCTACTGTTGTGGGTGAGTATAAAAATAACTATAAAAAAGTAGATGGTCTTTGGAAAATATCAAAATCAGCACTAGACGTTCATTGGTCTAGCGGTAATATTGAATTATTCGATCAGGCTGTTGCTAAAGCTATGAGTCAGTAG
- a CDS encoding SDR family NAD(P)-dependent oxidoreductase produces the protein MDLGLSGKKAIITGSTRGIGRAIANLLADEGVDVAICSRNQAEVDAAIKEIGAKGVKVTGAVVDVADKASYQAWIASAAAELGGVDIFVPNVSAGGGAVGDEAWQANLDIDLLGTTRGIEACMPFLEKSDAASVVIISSTAGVETFMQPAPYNAIKGALIVHGKQLSQALAPQGIRVNCVSPGPVFIEGGAWDFIKNNMAEVYEGTLAQCPQGRMGTAEEIANSVAFLASPAASLITGVNLVADGGFTKRVQL, from the coding sequence ATGGACCTTGGACTATCTGGCAAAAAAGCCATCATTACTGGCTCTACTCGTGGCATTGGCCGCGCCATTGCTAATTTATTAGCCGATGAAGGCGTAGATGTCGCCATCTGCTCACGCAACCAGGCAGAAGTCGATGCAGCCATTAAGGAAATTGGTGCCAAAGGCGTCAAGGTAACCGGTGCCGTAGTTGATGTTGCAGATAAGGCTAGCTATCAGGCCTGGATTGCCAGTGCTGCTGCTGAATTAGGCGGTGTCGATATATTTGTACCGAACGTCAGTGCTGGTGGTGGTGCCGTTGGCGACGAAGCCTGGCAGGCCAACCTGGATATTGACCTTTTAGGCACTACCCGTGGTATAGAAGCGTGCATGCCATTTTTAGAGAAATCGGACGCTGCTTCAGTGGTCATCATTTCAAGTACTGCAGGTGTAGAAACGTTCATGCAACCCGCTCCCTACAATGCTATTAAAGGCGCCCTTATTGTTCACGGCAAGCAGCTCAGTCAAGCATTAGCCCCACAAGGCATTCGTGTTAACTGCGTATCACCCGGCCCAGTCTTTATTGAAGGCGGCGCCTGGGACTTTATCAAAAACAACATGGCTGAAGTATACGAAGGTACTCTGGCCCAGTGCCCTCAGGGCCGCATGGGTACTGCCGAAGAAATCGCTAATAGCGTGGCATTCTTAGCCAGCCCTGCTGCTAGCTTGATCACCGGTGTAAATCTGGTGGCTGACGGCGGTTTCACCAAACGTGTGCAGCTGTAA
- a CDS encoding aromatic ring-hydroxylating dioxygenase subunit alpha gives MQRPGLIQEIKTLMELVANKTTVMTDSVMEIDVNEYSNPDQFEREKLELFRNYAQFVGPSCILPNPGDYFTFDDTGVPILIVRTAEGGLNAFVNICSHRGAPLTEEACGQAKKGKMFSCPYHGWSYNLEGDLIGIPFGNEGFPGLDRSTLGLKKLQIEEKYGMIFVMPNPEKTFDIDEVLGGIQDRLSGFGFEDHYYLGAKQVHTNFSWKLNMDTFHEYYHFEFLHPNSIATMAYSNIANYLQYGRNHSMGSPSLQINDLKNVSEEEWQPREYSSYVNYIFPNTVIFVVNDHFQTWRVYPISPDRSVVYHSMFIPNKPKDAAEQKTFEDYFQMINDVAVAEDYGLVDKVHRGLQAGIDRKVIIGRNEPGVQNMHRQLHDILG, from the coding sequence ATGCAACGCCCCGGATTGATTCAAGAAATTAAAACGCTAATGGAGTTAGTGGCCAATAAGACCACTGTAATGACTGATAGCGTCATGGAAATTGACGTCAACGAGTACTCCAACCCTGATCAATTTGAGCGCGAAAAATTAGAATTATTTCGCAACTATGCGCAATTTGTCGGCCCCAGCTGCATACTTCCAAACCCAGGCGATTATTTCACTTTCGATGATACTGGCGTGCCTATTTTGATAGTGCGTACAGCTGAAGGCGGCCTAAATGCTTTCGTCAATATTTGCTCTCACCGTGGTGCCCCATTGACTGAGGAAGCTTGCGGTCAGGCGAAAAAAGGTAAAATGTTCTCCTGCCCTTATCACGGATGGAGCTATAATCTTGAAGGTGATTTGATCGGCATTCCTTTTGGCAACGAAGGCTTTCCCGGTCTTGATCGCAGCACTCTTGGCCTAAAAAAATTACAGATTGAAGAAAAGTACGGCATGATATTCGTGATGCCCAACCCTGAAAAAACCTTTGATATCGATGAAGTCCTAGGCGGCATTCAGGATCGCTTATCCGGCTTTGGCTTTGAAGATCATTACTATCTGGGGGCAAAGCAAGTTCACACCAACTTCAGCTGGAAGCTCAACATGGACACCTTCCATGAGTACTACCATTTTGAGTTTTTACACCCTAACAGCATTGCCACCATGGCCTACAGCAACATAGCCAATTACCTTCAGTATGGTCGCAACCATTCGATGGGATCACCTTCGTTACAAATTAATGATCTTAAAAATGTGTCCGAAGAAGAATGGCAACCCCGTGAATATAGCTCCTACGTAAACTACATCTTCCCTAACACGGTTATTTTTGTCGTTAACGATCACTTTCAAACCTGGCGGGTATATCCCATTAGCCCGGATCGCTCAGTGGTCTATCACAGTATGTTTATCCCAAACAAACCTAAAGATGCAGCCGAACAAAAAACGTTTGAAGACTATTTTCAGATGATTAACGATGTTGCGGTGGCAGAAGATTACGGTTTAGTCGATAAAGTGCATCGTGGCTTACAAGCAGGCATTGATCGAAAAGTTATTATTGGCCGCAATGAGCCGGGCGTACAAAACATGCATCGTCAATTGCATGACATCCTCGGCTAA
- a CDS encoding acyl-CoA dehydrogenase family protein, producing MDLSFSQEELQFQQKVRQFLADNLPAHIIAATKTNSSVFVEKDIALEWQAILVAKGWAVPQWPVEHGGTDWTPSQKYLFSKECYLAGAPMLIPLGLLMLAPVIMAFGTEQQKADILPKILSGENYWCQGYSEPGSGSDLASLKLKAEADGDDYIVNGSKIWTTHAHLADQIFCLVRTDNTGKPQHGISFLLIDMNTPGVTVEPIITMADDHEVNQVFFDNVRVPKANRIGEENKGWTYAKYLLEFERGGGFNGDRIRHELGHLKQLIKDTQASTPSFDSSGSIARKVAKVEIDLKALEITELRILSSVSGGGNPGPESSIMKLTGTSLEQTINELAMDVIGYQGFAMDPPADGSPYRADFISSIVPRYLNNRAASIFGGSQEIQRNIIAKMVLGL from the coding sequence ATGGATTTATCTTTCAGCCAAGAAGAGCTTCAGTTTCAACAAAAAGTTCGCCAGTTTCTTGCTGATAATCTGCCAGCGCATATTATTGCAGCCACCAAAACCAATAGCAGCGTATTCGTTGAAAAAGATATTGCATTGGAGTGGCAGGCCATATTAGTGGCGAAAGGCTGGGCGGTTCCGCAGTGGCCTGTTGAACACGGCGGCACCGATTGGACTCCCTCACAGAAGTACCTTTTTAGTAAGGAATGTTATCTAGCCGGCGCACCGATGCTAATCCCACTGGGTTTACTGATGCTTGCGCCAGTCATTATGGCATTTGGCACCGAGCAACAAAAAGCAGACATCCTACCCAAAATACTCAGCGGCGAAAATTACTGGTGTCAGGGGTATTCCGAACCCGGTTCTGGCTCAGACTTAGCCAGCTTAAAACTCAAAGCCGAAGCCGATGGTGACGATTATATTGTTAACGGCTCAAAAATCTGGACCACACACGCCCATCTGGCTGATCAGATTTTTTGTCTGGTACGCACCGATAACACGGGCAAGCCCCAGCATGGCATCAGCTTTCTGCTAATCGATATGAACACGCCTGGAGTCACCGTTGAGCCAATTATTACTATGGCCGATGATCACGAAGTCAATCAGGTCTTTTTTGATAATGTGCGCGTGCCAAAAGCCAACCGTATCGGCGAAGAAAATAAAGGCTGGACTTACGCTAAATATTTATTGGAATTCGAACGGGGCGGCGGTTTCAACGGCGATCGTATCCGTCATGAATTAGGTCACTTGAAACAATTAATAAAAGACACACAGGCCAGTACGCCTAGCTTTGACAGCAGCGGCAGTATTGCCCGCAAAGTTGCTAAAGTAGAAATTGATTTAAAAGCACTGGAAATTACCGAGCTGCGAATCTTGTCTTCGGTCAGCGGCGGTGGCAACCCCGGCCCAGAGTCATCCATTATGAAACTGACCGGCACCAGTCTTGAGCAAACTATTAACGAACTTGCTATGGACGTCATTGGCTACCAGGGGTTTGCCATGGATCCACCGGCAGATGGCAGCCCCTATCGCGCCGATTTCATTAGCTCTATTGTGCCGCGCTATTTGAATAACCGTGCCGCGTCTATTTTTGGTGGCTCGCAGGAGATTCAGCGCAACATAATTGCAAAAATGGTCTTAGGTCTTTAA
- a CDS encoding SDR family oxidoreductase: MGRVENKVAIITGAASGLGLASAQRLAEEGAKVVMTDINVEQGIAAAANIKGAVFIQHDVTSEQAWEGLVNKVVADFGCLDILLNCAGIVQLASIENTSEELWRKINAVGTDGTFFGCKHAVRVMKEQHSGSIINMCSTASIQGGPQIFAYAASKSAIRGMTKSIACLSSQEGYGFRCNSVHPGNMSTPMLHGMMDIVRAHDPKTAAEMDGIWVGQPIDIANMVLFLASDESASVNGAEMVVDNTVTITEGVVPKH, translated from the coding sequence ATGGGACGGGTTGAGAATAAAGTTGCGATTATTACTGGTGCTGCCTCGGGTTTAGGTTTGGCCTCCGCTCAGCGGTTGGCGGAGGAAGGCGCGAAAGTAGTCATGACGGATATTAATGTTGAGCAGGGCATAGCGGCTGCGGCCAATATTAAGGGTGCGGTTTTTATTCAACACGATGTTACTAGCGAGCAGGCGTGGGAAGGATTAGTTAACAAGGTGGTCGCAGATTTTGGTTGCCTGGATATTTTACTCAATTGCGCGGGTATCGTGCAGTTGGCGAGTATTGAAAATACCAGTGAAGAGCTCTGGCGCAAAATTAATGCGGTGGGGACTGATGGTACTTTCTTCGGCTGTAAGCATGCGGTGCGTGTCATGAAAGAGCAACACAGCGGCTCAATTATTAATATGTGTTCTACAGCAAGTATTCAGGGCGGGCCGCAAATTTTTGCGTACGCGGCTTCCAAGAGTGCTATTCGCGGCATGACAAAATCCATTGCATGTTTAAGTTCTCAGGAGGGATACGGGTTTCGTTGTAATTCAGTGCATCCTGGAAATATGTCTACTCCAATGTTGCATGGAATGATGGATATAGTGCGTGCGCATGACCCAAAAACAGCCGCCGAGATGGATGGTATTTGGGTGGGGCAGCCCATTGATATCGCTAATATGGTGCTGTTTTTGGCGTCGGATGAATCGGCTTCAGTTAACGGTGCAGAAATGGTGGTTGATAACACAGTGACTATAACTGAGGGCGTGGTTCCCAAGCATTAA
- a CDS encoding ThuA domain-containing protein, with product MSKSDRLDVYLVAGGKYHNIDHARVEILKLLAEQPRIKVKVGADYSDIDTICESDIIITYTCDVLPSDEETTRLCEFIRSGKKWFALHGTNSILRFLEPDDGGEFKVDCPEENIAFMEMLGSQFMSHPPIHEYEVVATEPDHPLVKDIPPFKVDDELYLCKFHGEHHTLMHTHWSDHVVNFVRDDWKKDTDIQPVLYIHPYGEGQVLYFTLGHCRGKYDMQPLIEEYPVPEEGAWQTEEFYEVLRRGIVWAMN from the coding sequence ATGAGTAAAAGTGATCGTTTAGACGTTTATCTGGTTGCCGGTGGAAAATACCATAATATTGACCATGCCCGGGTTGAGATTTTAAAGTTATTGGCTGAGCAGCCCCGCATTAAAGTTAAAGTCGGCGCTGATTACAGCGACATCGATACCATTTGTGAATCTGACATCATCATTACTTATACCTGTGACGTTTTACCCTCCGATGAAGAAACTACCCGCCTCTGCGAATTTATTCGCAGCGGCAAAAAATGGTTCGCTCTGCATGGTACCAACTCGATTTTAAGGTTCCTTGAACCCGATGACGGTGGTGAATTTAAAGTTGACTGCCCGGAAGAAAATATCGCGTTTATGGAAATGCTTGGCAGCCAATTCATGTCACATCCACCTATTCACGAATATGAAGTCGTGGCCACAGAGCCGGATCACCCCTTGGTAAAAGATATTCCGCCATTCAAAGTGGACGATGAACTTTATCTGTGTAAATTTCATGGCGAACACCACACACTGATGCACACCCACTGGTCAGACCACGTGGTGAACTTTGTTCGTGATGACTGGAAGAAAGATACCGACATACAACCTGTGCTTTACATTCATCCATACGGTGAAGGACAGGTACTCTATTTCACTCTAGGCCATTGTCGCGGCAAATATGACATGCAACCACTTATTGAAGAATACCCGGTACCAGAAGAAGGCGCTTGGCAGACAGAAGAGTTTTACGAAGTACTTCGTCGCGGCATCGTTTGGGCAATGAACTAA
- a CDS encoding TonB-dependent receptor — protein sequence MRTPIQQYKLKVLTLACATALPLTALPVVAQVAEKKVALEEVLVTARKRQESMQDIPVTVTSITEALNRSSLQSLQDLQDYVPNVQINRIATNNGASISIRGISFQDPDKSMDAPVGVILDGVYQGTIAGGLLNNFDLERVEVLRGPQGTLFGKNTTAGALNVIRTAPTKELGAKVRVGFGSWDKQQVQAVVNTPLTSKGGLKFFVNKEEHDGYIENNIADTDVGILDYQQFGATIAFDITDKFDISFTAEKIDDDSDAGAFANLNDFADLNCLISVGAVTPDPSNPPIGSGCSEFDANSDEDHSSQNAPNSSETTTEMYNLTMNWDLGNSWSLTSITGYTTRDEEFRLEYDASQVEFLYVNGTQDYEQTTQEFRINGDINDKMKLTAGVYYFDSEYDQFQESFDMWYYIPLPVPGSDPVVTATLFGPDGGLPPGAVSSQLGSVGQNTSYAVFASLDWQLTDKLLLNIGARQTEEERRLEGRTPNFVLNLGAPVEISPSGPLQKFKDDWSEFSPRVALQYTINEDVMVFGSFSSGFKSGGFFARTQNTDDITSFDPEYVDTYEIGMKSEWLNNRVRFNATAFYSDYTDKQEEEVIDTGGGNVTTIVYNAADAKIQGLEIELTGQVTADFSAFLNIGLLDAEFTDFEVGVLGSPGVTVDVSDRELRNAPDTTIAIGVDYVTLISVGEFGAHYNYRWRDEVHSVLTNDERGLADSAGFHNASLDLTIDEKYKVSVYGRNLTDERFVRAIPIGISTFGQYNPPRNYGIEFTAKF from the coding sequence ATGAGAACACCTATACAGCAATACAAACTTAAGGTTCTAACCCTGGCTTGTGCTACAGCATTACCACTCACGGCTTTACCTGTGGTCGCACAAGTCGCTGAAAAGAAAGTCGCACTTGAAGAAGTTTTGGTTACTGCTCGTAAACGTCAAGAATCAATGCAAGACATTCCTGTAACGGTAACGTCCATTACTGAGGCGCTGAACCGTTCGTCATTGCAAAGCTTACAAGACTTGCAGGACTATGTGCCCAACGTACAGATTAATCGCATTGCGACCAACAATGGCGCATCGATTTCGATTCGTGGTATCAGCTTCCAGGATCCAGATAAAAGTATGGATGCACCTGTTGGTGTCATCCTTGATGGCGTTTATCAGGGAACTATAGCGGGTGGCTTGTTGAATAACTTTGATCTGGAGCGCGTAGAAGTATTGCGTGGCCCGCAGGGAACGTTGTTTGGTAAGAACACCACAGCAGGTGCGTTAAACGTGATTCGTACCGCGCCAACCAAAGAGCTAGGCGCCAAAGTTAGAGTAGGCTTCGGTAGTTGGGATAAACAACAAGTACAAGCGGTTGTTAATACGCCACTGACAAGCAAAGGCGGGTTAAAGTTTTTCGTTAATAAAGAAGAACATGATGGTTATATTGAAAATAATATCGCTGATACGGATGTAGGTATTCTGGACTATCAGCAGTTCGGTGCCACTATTGCTTTTGATATTACTGATAAGTTTGATATTTCTTTTACGGCTGAGAAAATTGATGATGATTCGGACGCAGGTGCGTTTGCCAATTTAAATGATTTCGCTGATTTGAATTGTTTGATTTCTGTAGGTGCTGTTACGCCAGATCCAAGCAATCCACCTATTGGTAGTGGTTGTAGTGAATTCGATGCAAATAGTGATGAAGATCATAGTTCACAAAACGCACCTAATAGTAGTGAAACGACTACAGAGATGTATAACTTGACGATGAATTGGGATCTAGGTAACAGCTGGAGCCTAACCTCTATTACCGGTTATACAACACGAGATGAAGAATTTCGTTTGGAATATGATGCCAGTCAAGTCGAGTTTTTATACGTCAACGGTACTCAGGACTATGAGCAAACGACTCAAGAGTTTCGTATTAATGGTGATATCAACGATAAAATGAAACTGACTGCGGGTGTCTATTATTTTGATTCGGAATATGACCAGTTTCAGGAATCGTTTGATATGTGGTATTACATTCCGCTTCCAGTTCCAGGTAGTGACCCGGTTGTTACCGCTACTTTATTTGGCCCGGATGGAGGTCTTCCACCTGGTGCGGTTTCATCGCAGCTGGGAAGTGTCGGTCAAAATACCTCTTATGCGGTTTTTGCCTCTTTGGATTGGCAGTTGACTGATAAGCTATTGTTAAATATTGGTGCTCGTCAAACAGAAGAAGAGAGACGTTTAGAAGGTCGAACTCCTAATTTTGTATTAAATTTAGGTGCTCCAGTAGAAATTTCTCCCTCCGGACCTTTGCAGAAGTTTAAAGATGATTGGTCAGAGTTTTCACCACGCGTGGCTTTGCAGTACACGATTAATGAAGACGTGATGGTGTTTGGTTCTTTTTCCAGCGGCTTTAAAAGTGGTGGTTTCTTTGCTCGTACCCAGAATACAGATGATATTACTTCCTTTGACCCAGAGTATGTCGATACCTATGAAATTGGTATGAAGAGCGAGTGGTTAAACAACCGGGTACGATTTAATGCCACAGCATTTTACAGTGACTACACGGATAAGCAGGAAGAGGAAGTGATTGATACGGGTGGCGGTAATGTAACCACGATCGTTTACAATGCTGCTGATGCTAAAATCCAGGGTCTTGAAATAGAGCTGACAGGACAAGTTACTGCTGATTTTAGCGCGTTTTTAAATATTGGGTTATTGGATGCAGAGTTTACTGATTTTGAAGTTGGAGTATTAGGTAGCCCCGGTGTCACTGTTGATGTATCGGATCGTGAGTTGCGCAATGCACCGGATACCACTATTGCCATTGGTGTGGATTATGTAACGCTCATCAGTGTTGGTGAATTTGGTGCACATTATAACTACCGCTGGCGCGATGAGGTCCACTCTGTCTTGACTAATGATGAGCGTGGGCTTGCTGATTCAGCTGGTTTCCATAATGCCAGTTTGGATTTGACCATTGATGAGAAATACAAGGTCAGTGTCTATGGTCGTAACTTGACTGATGAACGTTTTGTTCGCGCAATTCCCATTGGTATTTCGACCTTTGGTCAGTACAACCCGCCACGTAATTACGGTATTGAGTTTACTGCTAAATTTTAA
- a CDS encoding ThuA domain-containing protein → MSFINYTAKHKVLVMTKGHPFNREDFFSVFDRLPDIEATAVEQPAAQVFFNPEQAKAYDAFVLYDMPGMNFMAAASDGVAPEYIDPPVAFQDDFLHLLALGHGFVFLHHSIAAWPSWPEYAEIVGGKFLYRPDVIEGQPYPDDGYRHEVDHTVTVTLEHPVTTGVSPQFSITDELYLNHVFHDAVIPILTSDYDYCEDNFYSAQQAVKGNLFSREGWRHQPGHNLIGWIKHYRNSPIVYLQCGDSQSAYENLDFQRLLSNAIKWVSSDEAKRWARSKNH, encoded by the coding sequence ATGTCCTTTATTAATTACACCGCTAAGCACAAAGTGTTGGTGATGACTAAAGGGCATCCGTTTAACCGCGAAGATTTTTTCTCTGTCTTTGATCGTTTACCCGATATTGAAGCGACTGCAGTTGAACAGCCTGCTGCGCAAGTATTTTTTAATCCGGAGCAGGCGAAGGCCTATGATGCTTTTGTGCTCTACGACATGCCCGGTATGAACTTTATGGCCGCGGCGAGTGATGGCGTGGCACCGGAATATATTGATCCGCCGGTAGCGTTTCAAGATGATTTTTTACATTTATTGGCGTTGGGGCACGGCTTTGTGTTTCTACACCACAGTATTGCCGCTTGGCCGTCATGGCCAGAGTATGCCGAAATTGTGGGCGGGAAGTTTTTATACAGACCCGACGTTATAGAGGGGCAACCCTATCCTGATGATGGCTATCGTCACGAGGTTGATCATACGGTTACTGTTACGCTTGAGCATCCGGTGACGACAGGGGTGTCGCCACAGTTTTCAATAACGGATGAGTTGTATCTTAATCATGTCTTTCATGATGCGGTTATCCCAATACTGACCAGTGATTATGACTACTGCGAAGATAATTTTTATTCTGCGCAGCAAGCGGTAAAAGGCAATCTTTTTAGCCGCGAAGGATGGCGGCATCAGCCGGGCCATAATCTTATCGGCTGGATAAAGCACTACCGCAATAGCCCGATTGTGTATTTGCAGTGTGGTGATAGCCAGTCTGCTTATGAAAATTTGGATTTTCAGCGCTTGCTGAGTAATGCTATTAAGTGGGTGTCCAGCGATGAAGCAAAACGTTGGGCGCGCTCAAAAAATCATTAA
- a CDS encoding glutathione S-transferase family protein has translation MKLYSSVGPNPRVVRMFMAERGIDIETVEVDIMGGENLGDSYKQLNPSAQTPCLVLDDGTAISEITVICQYLDEISEGESLVGSTPEESAETRMWNRRIDVRILEPMSLAFRSAEALALFENRCHVIPQAADDLKATVQENWQWLDGLMAGNSFICGERFTLADIQLFIFADFGNLIGQGIPAECKNLLAWFERVAGRPSFAASVHPSEAG, from the coding sequence ATGAAGTTATATAGTTCGGTTGGACCTAATCCTCGCGTTGTTCGTATGTTTATGGCGGAGCGAGGGATTGATATTGAAACGGTTGAAGTCGATATCATGGGGGGAGAAAATCTAGGTGATAGCTATAAGCAATTGAACCCGTCGGCACAAACACCCTGTTTGGTTTTGGATGACGGTACTGCGATTTCAGAAATCACCGTTATCTGTCAGTATCTGGATGAAATCTCTGAAGGTGAGTCATTAGTGGGTTCTACCCCTGAAGAGTCTGCTGAAACGAGAATGTGGAACCGGCGTATAGATGTGCGTATTTTAGAACCGATGTCGTTGGCCTTTCGCAGTGCAGAGGCTTTGGCGCTATTTGAAAACCGCTGCCATGTTATTCCTCAGGCCGCAGATGATTTAAAAGCCACCGTGCAAGAAAACTGGCAGTGGTTAGATGGTTTGATGGCAGGTAATAGTTTTATTTGTGGAGAACGTTTTACGTTGGCTGATATTCAGCTATTTATTTTTGCTGACTTCGGCAACTTAATTGGTCAGGGTATCCCGGCCGAGTGTAAAAATTTACTTGCCTGGTTTGAGAGAGTGGCAGGCCGTCCCAGTTTTGCCGCCAGTGTGCACCCGTCTGAAGCTGGCTAA
- a CDS encoding TetR/AcrR family transcriptional regulator produces MSQLILKEPNEAAPNWQAQKSAMTRDSILDATISGFIKLGYNKLTTTKVADMAGISRGAMRYHFASKKELIQSAIIHLHKKMLNGYVKNISLIPDSLAGRALIRARVDAYWNYLNSDLYLVYQELCSSARTEPELKEPLDDVIKDFDESGRQSALSLFPEWDETNSSQLFFIIDTTRFTLEGLARLQWQISIDRDVLVERQLEYLAFCIEQIVNDDGNTELSKFFS; encoded by the coding sequence ATGTCGCAGCTAATATTAAAAGAACCCAATGAAGCAGCGCCTAATTGGCAAGCACAAAAAAGTGCCATGACTCGAGACAGTATTCTTGATGCAACGATCAGTGGCTTTATTAAACTGGGATACAACAAACTAACAACCACAAAAGTCGCCGATATGGCTGGCATATCAAGGGGGGCTATGCGTTATCATTTCGCCTCCAAAAAAGAACTCATCCAGTCCGCTATCATCCACTTGCACAAAAAGATGCTAAACGGCTATGTAAAGAATATTTCGCTGATTCCTGATTCCCTTGCAGGTAGAGCGCTCATTCGCGCACGTGTGGATGCCTATTGGAACTACCTTAATAGTGATCTTTATCTCGTCTATCAAGAGCTTTGCTCATCAGCTCGAACGGAGCCTGAACTTAAAGAACCGCTAGATGATGTGATTAAAGATTTTGATGAGAGTGGCCGACAATCTGCGCTAAGCCTATTTCCTGAGTGGGATGAGACAAATAGCAGCCAGCTGTTTTTTATTATTGATACAACCCGATTTACACTAGAAGGGTTGGCCCGCTTGCAATGGCAAATATCAATAGATAGAGATGTGTTAGTTGAACGCCAATTAGAATATTTAGCTTTTTGTATCGAACAAATTGTCAATGATGACGGCAATACTGAGCTCTCTAAATTCTTTAGCTAG